The proteins below come from a single Branchiostoma floridae strain S238N-H82 chromosome 5, Bfl_VNyyK, whole genome shotgun sequence genomic window:
- the LOC118416820 gene encoding DNA-(apurinic or apyrimidinic site) endonuclease 2-like, whose translation MRILTWNINGVRATKEPLKQVLDSLDADIVCLQETKVTRDQLDEASAIVEGYSSYFSFSRVRSGYSGVATYCKDGATPIKAEEGLTGLLTNQKEEDIIGCYGDQTMFTEDELRLLDKEGRAVITQHTIRDTDGKECPLAVINVYCPRADPEKEERKDFKLRFYRLLQTRAQALLQAGSHVIVLGDVNTSHKPIDHCDPDDVEYFSENPGRKWLDQFLLDPHQTGDSGSSGDTLIGQSNQPINPNNQSDVASDQLDTSLDSSIQADNASEKGQGGNFVDTFRFFHPTQRSAFTCWSTVTGARQTNYGTRIDYIFANRALLNQFQDCTIMPEVEGSDHCPVRGELACIVVASGKCPALCSKYMPEFVGKQQKLSAFFTKVKKGENGEEKSSQDSVSSSQGTSDGHSEICSQQSTSQSWENHSSESEGSSIISTTKHGQSQHRTSVKRSASDHIGRGMKKQKTDQGKQGTLLSFFGKKTKIEADEKRKANTLDVTQENPERDVACENVVSSQSVHPSNSSVDVDDSVRKESKHAENDKSTVETKPKQNQAAFWKTVLKGPPPPPPCKGHREPCVLRTVKKQGPNFGKQFYVCARPQGHSSNPAARCDHFQWVSRGKDK comes from the exons ATGCGAATTTTGACGTGGAATATAAATGGCGTCAGGGCTACAAAGGAGCCCCTAAAACAAGTACTTGATTCTCTAGATGCAGATATCGTGTGTCTACAAGAGACAAAAGTTACAC GAGACCAACTGGATGAAGCATCAGCGATTGTAGAGGGGTACAGCTCTTACTTCTCCTTCTCCAGAGTCAGGAGTGGATACTCAG GTGTTGCCACCTACTGTAAAGATGGAGCCACACCTATCAAGGCAGAGGAGGGACTGACAGgactcctgaccaatcagaaggaagAAGACATCATCGGTTGCTATGGGGACCAGACTATGTTCACAGAGGATGAGCTCCGTTTATTGGACAAGGAAGGGAGAGCTGTGATCACCCAGCATACGATACG TGACACAGATGGAAAAGAGTGCCCCCTAGCAGTAATCAACGTGTACTGCCCCCGAGCAGACCCAGAGAAGGAGGAGAGAAAGGACTTCAAGCTGAGGTTCTACCGACTGCTACAGACCAGGGCACAGGCACTGCTGCAGGCTGGCAG CCATGTGATTGTCCTTGGAGATGTCAACACGTCACACAAACCCATCGACCATTGTGATCCTGATGATGTT GAATATTTTTCAGAGAACCCAGGAAGAAAATGGCTGGACCAGTTTCTTCTTGACCCACATCAAACTGGAGACAGTGGTAGCAGTGGTGACACACTTATTGGCCAATCAAATCAACCCATTAACCCTAACAACCAATCAGATGTTGCATCAGATCAACTTGACACATCATTGGACAGCAGTATCCAAGCTGATAATGCCTCAGAGAAGGGACAGGGTGGCAACTTTGTGGACACCTTCCGATTTTTCCACCCAACTCAACGCAGTGCATTCACGTGTTGGTCGACAGTGACTGGTGCCCGCCAGACCAACTACGGCACACGTATCGACTACATCTTCGCAAACAGGGCCCTTCTTAATCAGTTTCAGGACTGTACCATTATGCCTGAGGTAGAGGGGTCAGACCATTGCCCTGTGAGGGGGGAGCTAGCGTGTATAGTTGTTGCTTCTGGTAAATGTCCAGCCTTGTGCTCCAAATACATGCCAGAGTTTGTAGGGAAGCAGCAGAAACTGTCAGCCTTCTTCACTAAGGTCAAGAAAGGAGAGAATGGTGAAGAGAAGAGCAGCCAAGACAGTGTGTCTAGCAGCCAGGGTACTAGTGATGGTCACTCAGAAATATGTAGTCAGCAGTCAACTTCACAGTCATGGGAGAACCACAGTAGTGAGAGTGAAGGGAGCAGCATCATATCCACCACAAAACATGGTCAAAGTCAACACAGGACCTCTGTGAAGAGGAGTGCGTCAGACCATATAGGTCGAGGTATGAAGAAACAGAAGACTGACCAAGGGAAGCAGGGAACCCTGCTGAGCTTCTTTGGCAAGAAGACTAAGATTGAAGCAGATGAAAAAAGAAAGGCAAACACTTTAGACGTAACACAAGAAAATCCCGAAAGGGATGTCGCTTGTGAAAATGTTGTCAGCAGCCAGTCTGTCCATCCTTCCAACAGTTCTGTAGATGTTGATGACAGTGTGagaaaagaaagcaaacatGCTGAGAATGACAAAAGCACCGTTGAGACAAAACCCAAGCAGAACCAGGCAGCATTCTGGAAGACTGTCCTGAAAggaccaccccctcccccaccctgcAAGGGGCATAGAGAGCCTTGTGTGTTGAGAACTGTGAAGAAACAAGGCCCGAACTTTGGGAAACAGTTTTACGTGTGTGCCAGGCCACAGGGTCACTCCTCTAACCCTGCAGCCAGGTGTGACCACTTCCAGTGGGTCAGTAGGGGGAAGGACAAGTGA